From the genome of Spinacia oleracea cultivar Varoflay chromosome 2, BTI_SOV_V1, whole genome shotgun sequence, one region includes:
- the LOC110781305 gene encoding uncharacterized protein isoform X2: protein MQYPLLFPFGDCGWHQGLKKMSTGGQQQLATHQDPVLSCAVHTVEDFLAQEDNLAHQGREGSAKHISCREYYAYKLQIRPCNMLLRAGRCFQQYIVDMYVKIENTRLDFFRKNQQTIRADLYQGILDTVESGENSAANVGHRVVLPPSFLGGPRDMKKRYLNAMSLVKKYGKPDLFLTMTCNPNWPEIKQELAVGEEAQNRPDLVSRIFRAKLIALKHHIMKKKIFGEVAAMIYVVEFQKRGLPHAHFLVILKPNSKIRSPADFDKFVSAEIPPLANPHLRKIVLQHMMHGPCGQLNPDCACMKRKGNEGHCKYGYPKKFAAETTNSSDGYPLYKRIDTGESVCIRRVNMDNRSVIPYNPYLSSLFDCHLNVEVCSTIMAVKYLYKYVYKGHDRISFNVQDGSTAIVDEIQQYQAGRWVSPCEAAWRIFGFDLFEMFPSVLPLQIHLPNLQTIQVMPHENLDEIILNDKRSRTQLTEFFRMNAATPDGTGYTYAEFPEHYKWEGKEWKKRSNKTVVVGRLTFVAPAEGERYFLRLLLMHVDSPRSFDHLRTVDGYKCATFQETALRLKLLEEDNAVDLCLAEACEVQMPTAFRQLFSTVLIFCQPSDPNALWLKYYDALSEDYRHQYPSSDSRSRELTVRSVEQSLEAMGKSFRDFGLQHLNDFQDEEFRRTKDIIDALDAPIPRDCIDARNTLNQAQQEAFDSIIDHVLKGKPGAFFIDGPGGTGKTFLYNALYAEVRLMNKIVLPTATSGIAASNIPSGRTAHSRFKIPIDSDASLACDVPKQGSLACLLKETSLIIWDEASMARKENVESLDMLLRDLCDENTLFGGKLVVFGGDFRQVLPVLPRKTQREAVAASLVSSVLWPRFIRFNLTENVRAREDPYFSAFLLSLGNGELQTGENDLVQLPMQIVHPSEVASDPIAELTAIAFPEVDVCRSTPGNFTTTAILTPLNEDVDDINATLIDKFPGESVMYRSFDTVLDDNSAIYPPEFIHTLCPGGMSPYKLVLKKNCPVLLLRNILPSSGLCNGTRMICKNFYPNLIECMITTGQHSGSHVFIPRIRLRPSASSNYPFQFQRKQFPIKLSFAMTINKSQGQTLSQVSIYLPQPCFSHGQLYVALSRARKACNVKVVSKQSPGHQPEHHVRNVISYDVLRLAGII, encoded by the coding sequence TTGCTCATCAAGGTCGGGAAGGATCAGCTAAGCATATCTCTTGCAGAGAGTATTATGCTTATAAGCTTCAGATACGCCCTTGTAACATGCTGCTAAGGGCAGGGAGGTGCTTCCAACAGTACATTGTTGACATGTACGTGAAGATTGAAAACACTCGCTTGGACTTTTTCCGAAAGAACCAGCAAACTATCAGGGCAGATTTGTACCAAGGTATACTCGACACTGTCGAGAGCGGTGAAAACAGTGCAGCTAATGTGGGGCATCGAGTTGTGTTACCACCAAGTTTTCTGGGGGGGCCTAGGGATATGAAAAAGAGGTATTTGAATGCGATGTCCTTAGTTAAGAAGTATGGGAAGCCTGATTTGTTCCTTACAATGACGTGCAATCCTAATTGGCCAGAGATTAAACAAGAGTTGGCTGTCGGAGAGGAGGCACAAAACCGGCCAGATTTAGTTTCAAGGATTTTCCGTGCTAAACTGATAGCGCTAAAACACCATatcatgaaaaaaaaaatatttggtGAAGTTGCTGCTATGATATATGTTGTTGAGTTCCAGAAACGGGGGTTGCCGCACGCTCATTTCCTTGTTATCCTTAAACCCAATTCTAAGATTAGAAGCCCTGCTGACTTTGATAAGTTTGTTTCTGCTGAGATCCCTCCTCTTGCCAACCCTCACTTGAGGAAGATTGTTCTTCAACACATGATGCATGGCCCATGTGGACAACTGAACCCTGATTGTGCGTGCATGAAACGGAAAGGTAATGAGGGGCACTGCAAGTATGGATATCCGAAAAAATTTGCTGCCGAGACAACTAATAGCAGCGATGGATACCCACTTTATAAAAGGATAGATACTGGAGAAAGTGTTTGTATTCGCAGGGTTAATATGGATAACAGGTCAGTTATTCCGTATAACCCGTACCTATCATCACTTTTTGATTGCCACTTAAACGTTGAGGTTTGTTCGACCATAATGGCAGTCAAATACCTGTACAAATATGTGTACAAGGGCCATGACAGGATCTCATTCAACGTGCAGGATGGTAGCACTGCTATTGTTGATGAGATACAACAGTACCAGGCTGGGAGGTGGGTTTCCCCGTGTGAGGCAGCATGGAGAATTTTCGGGTTCGATCTGTTTGAGATGTTTCCATCGGTGTTGCCTCTGCAAATACATCTGCCTAACTTGCAGACAATCCAGGTAATGCCTCATGAGAATTTAGACGAGATCATTTTAAATGATAAAAGATCTCGAACTCAACTTACAGAATTCTTTAGGATGAATGCTGCCACACCTGATGGAACGGGCTATACATATGCAGAATTTCCAGAGCATTATAAGTGGGAGGGTAAAGAATGGAAAAAAAGAAGCAACAAGACCGTTGTTGTTGGCAGGCTCACTTTTGTAGCACCTGCTGAAGGGGAACGTTACTTCCTCAGATTATTACTGATGCATGTGGATAGCCCGCGATCCTTTGATCATCTCCGAACTGTTGATGGATATAAGTGTGCCACTTTTCAGGAGACAGCTCTGCGGCTGAAATTGCTAGAGGAAGACAACGCTGTCGACTTGTGCTTAGCTGAAGCGTGTGAAGTGCAAATGCCGACTGCATTCCGACAGCTCTTTTCAACAGTGCTGATCTTCTGCCAGCCAAGTGACCCCAATGCCCTTTGGTTAAAATACTACGACGCTCTCTCTGAAGATTATAGGCACCAGTATCCGAGTTCTGATAGCAGGTCAAGGGAGCTCACTGTTAGATCTGTTGAGCAATCTCTTGAAGCAATGGGGAAATCATTTAGAGACTTTGGCCTACAACATTTAAATGATTTTCAAGATGAAGAGTTCAGGCGAACAAAAGACATTATCGATGCACTTGATGCACCGATACCTCGGGACTGTATTGATGCCCGTAACACATTAAACCAAGCACAGCAGGAGGCATTTGACAGCATTATTGACCACGTTCTTAAAGGGAAACCTGGTGCATTCTTCATAGACGGGCCCGGAGGAACAGGTAAAACCTTCCTATACAATGCTCTCTATGCAGAGGTTCGTTTGATGAACAAGATTGTCCTACCAACTGCGACATCTGGAATTGCAGCATCAAATATACCTTCTGGGAGGACTGCTCACTCTCGGTTTAAAATACCGATAGATTCtgatgcttcccttgcttgcgATGTTCCTAAACAGGGCAGTCTTGCATGTTTACTAAAAGAGACATCGTTGATTATTTGGGACGAAGCTTCAATGGCAAGGAAAGAAAATGTTGAGTCATTAGACATGCTTCTACGAGACTTGTGTGATGAGAATACCCTTTTTGGTGGCAAGCTTGTGGTTTTTGGTGGCGACTTCCGTCAGGTCCTGCCCGTCCTACCCCGCAAAACACAGCGAGAAGCTGTTGCTGCTAGCTTAGTGAGTTCTGTTCTTTGGCCTCGGTTCATTAGGTTCAATCTCACTGAAAATGTTCGGGCAAGAGAAGATCCCTACTTTTCTGCGTTTTTGCTTTCTCTTGGAAATGGTGAGCTGCAAACCGGCGAGAATGACCTTGTGCAATTGCCAATGCAGATAGTACACCCATCTGAGGTCGCTTCTGATCCTATTGCCGAACTTACTGCAATTGCATTTCCCGAGGTAGATGTTTGCAGGTCCACCCCAGGCAATTTCACAACAACGGCTATACTGACCCCCCTGAATGAAgatgttgatgatatcaatgctACCCTGATAGACAAATTCCCTGGAGAATCTGTTATGTACAGGAGTTTTGATACAGTTCTTGATGATAATAGCGCGATCTATCCTCCTGAATTTATACACACCCTCTGCCCAGGTGGAATGAGCCCATACAAGCTCGTCTTGAAGAAAAATTGTCCAGTTCTTCTGCTTCGCAATATCCTGCCTTCGTCTGGCCTGTGCAATGGGACACGTATGATATGCAAGAATTTCTACCCGAATCTGATTGAATGCATGATCACGACTGGGCAGCACAGCGGAAGCCATGTTTTTATACCCCGAATTAGGCTTCGGCCGTCTGCATCTTCCAATTATCCTTTCCAATTTCAGAGGAAACAATTCCCTATAAAACTAAGCTTTGCAATGACGATAAACAAGTCACAAGGGCAAACACTAAGCCAAGTCTCCATCTATCTTCCCCAGCCGTGTTTCTCCCATGGTCAGCTTTATGTGGCATTGTCTCGTGCTAGAAAAGCATGTAACGTCAAAGTTGTTTCAAAACAATCTCCGGGACACCAACCTGAGCACCATGTTAGAAATGTCATCTCTTATGATGTGCTCAGATTAGCCGGTATCATATGA